Proteins encoded in a region of the Micropterus dolomieu isolate WLL.071019.BEF.003 ecotype Adirondacks linkage group LG07, ASM2129224v1, whole genome shotgun sequence genome:
- the mettl8 gene encoding mRNA N(3)-methylcytidine methyltransferase METTL8 isoform X1, producing the protein MHKLRSFSVAKLAKVLSRVSPRLKSTGGRPSAPLGSRILTNPDDIFKHNMWDHVQWTELDKENARQKAEENSCVQIPLKEQGKFDTEAWQYWDTFYEMHQDKFFKDRKWLFLEFPELLPSGAKSHATNTCLHDQLAAYPLSTRSSTETRPHHRNTDTSNQETCQGAALEKNEAHIQTTTFPGQHASFRILEVGCGVGNSMFPIVNCIKGTDAFLYCCDFSPCAIQLVKDHPEYDDSVCHAFVHDICEEVASFPFPPQSLDVILAVFVLSSIHPDRLQGVVNRLSTYLKHGGTFLFRDYGRHDFSQLRFKKGRCLSENFYTRGDGTCVYFFTKEEVHDLFSNAGLEEIQNLEDRRLQVNRGKKVVMHRVWMQSKYRKTYPPSPS; encoded by the exons ATGCATAAACTGCGGAGCTTCTCTGTAGCCAAACTGGCTAAAGTTTTAAGCAGAGTATCCCCAAGACTAAAGAGCACAGGAGGAAGACCTTCAGCCCCACTGGGTTCACGGATTCTGACCAATCCTGATGACATCTTTAAGCACAACATGTG GGATCATGTGCAATGGACAGAACTGGATAAAGAAAACGCACGGCAGAAGGCGGAAGAAAATTCCTGCGTACAAATTCCTTTAAAGGAACAAG GTAAATTCGACACAGAAGCTTGGCAATACTGGGACACATTTTATGAGATGCACCAGGACAAGTTCTTTAAAGATCGCAAGTGGCTGTTTTTAGAATTCCCAGAATTGCTTCCTTCAGGTGCAAAAAGCCACGCCACAAACACGTGTCTGCATGATCAGCTGGCAGCATACCCACTATCTACTAGATCCAGCACAGAGACCAGACCCcatcacagaaacacagacacttCCAATCAGGAGACCTGTCAAGGAGCAGCGCTAGAAAAAAATGAAGCTCACATTCAGACTACTACTTTCCCTGGCCAGCATGCATCTTTCAGGATCTTGGAG GTTGGATGTGGAGTGGGTAACAGTATGTTTCCCATCGTTAATTGCATAAA AGGAACAGATGCATTTTTATACTGTTGTGACTTCTCCCCATGTGCAATTCAGCTGGTGAAG GACCATCCAGAATACGATGACTCTGTGTGTCATGCCTTTGTCCACGACATTTGTGAGGAGGTGGCCTCCTTTCCCTTCCCTCCTCAGAGCCTGGATGTTATTCTAGCAGTCTTTGTGCTGTCCTCCATTCATCCGGACCG ACTTCAGGGAGTTGTGAACCGACTGTCTACATACCTGAAACATGGAGGGACGTTCCTCTTCCGTGATTATGGGAGACATGACTTCTCACAACTCAGGTTTAAGAAGG GACGGTGCTTATCAGAGAATTTCTACACACGTGGAGATGGAACCTGCGTGTACTTTTTCACTAAAG aaGAAGTTCATGATTTATTTTCCAATGCCGGACTGGAAGAAATTCAGAATCTTGAAGACAGACGACTCCAAGTGAACAGAGGAAAGAAAGTTGTAATGCACCGGGTTTGGATGCAGAGCAAGTACAGGAAAACATATCCACCTTCACCATCTTAA
- the mettl8 gene encoding mRNA N(3)-methylcytidine methyltransferase METTL8 isoform X2 — protein MHKLRSFSVAKLAKVLSRVSPRLKSTGGRPSAPLGSRILTNPDDIFKHNMWDHVQWTELDKENARQKAEENSCVQIPLKEQGKFDTEAWQYWDTFYEMHQDKFFKDRKWLFLEFPELLPSGAKSHATNTCLHDQLAAYPLSTRSSTETRPHHRNTDTSNQETCQGAALEKNEAHIQTTTFPGQHASFRILEVGCGLVKDHPEYDDSVCHAFVHDICEEVASFPFPPQSLDVILAVFVLSSIHPDRLQGVVNRLSTYLKHGGTFLFRDYGRHDFSQLRFKKGRCLSENFYTRGDGTCVYFFTKEEVHDLFSNAGLEEIQNLEDRRLQVNRGKKVVMHRVWMQSKYRKTYPPSPS, from the exons ATGCATAAACTGCGGAGCTTCTCTGTAGCCAAACTGGCTAAAGTTTTAAGCAGAGTATCCCCAAGACTAAAGAGCACAGGAGGAAGACCTTCAGCCCCACTGGGTTCACGGATTCTGACCAATCCTGATGACATCTTTAAGCACAACATGTG GGATCATGTGCAATGGACAGAACTGGATAAAGAAAACGCACGGCAGAAGGCGGAAGAAAATTCCTGCGTACAAATTCCTTTAAAGGAACAAG GTAAATTCGACACAGAAGCTTGGCAATACTGGGACACATTTTATGAGATGCACCAGGACAAGTTCTTTAAAGATCGCAAGTGGCTGTTTTTAGAATTCCCAGAATTGCTTCCTTCAGGTGCAAAAAGCCACGCCACAAACACGTGTCTGCATGATCAGCTGGCAGCATACCCACTATCTACTAGATCCAGCACAGAGACCAGACCCcatcacagaaacacagacacttCCAATCAGGAGACCTGTCAAGGAGCAGCGCTAGAAAAAAATGAAGCTCACATTCAGACTACTACTTTCCCTGGCCAGCATGCATCTTTCAGGATCTTGGAG GTTGGATGTGGA CTGGTGAAG GACCATCCAGAATACGATGACTCTGTGTGTCATGCCTTTGTCCACGACATTTGTGAGGAGGTGGCCTCCTTTCCCTTCCCTCCTCAGAGCCTGGATGTTATTCTAGCAGTCTTTGTGCTGTCCTCCATTCATCCGGACCG ACTTCAGGGAGTTGTGAACCGACTGTCTACATACCTGAAACATGGAGGGACGTTCCTCTTCCGTGATTATGGGAGACATGACTTCTCACAACTCAGGTTTAAGAAGG GACGGTGCTTATCAGAGAATTTCTACACACGTGGAGATGGAACCTGCGTGTACTTTTTCACTAAAG aaGAAGTTCATGATTTATTTTCCAATGCCGGACTGGAAGAAATTCAGAATCTTGAAGACAGACGACTCCAAGTGAACAGAGGAAAGAAAGTTGTAATGCACCGGGTTTGGATGCAGAGCAAGTACAGGAAAACATATCCACCTTCACCATCTTAA
- the LOC123974243 gene encoding plasma membrane ascorbate-dependent reductase CYBRD1: MAMEHLAQFVVALSVASAAGFVSIIFVLRWVLHYKEGLAWDGGLAEFNWHPVLIVTGFIFLQGIAIIVYRLPWTWQCSKLMMKFIHAGLNLLAFILAVISMVAVFDFHNAAKIPNMYSLHSWLGLIAMILYCLQLVLGVGMYLIPITPASWRAAFMPLHVYSGLLLFTSVIAVALMGITEKLIFGLSNPKYKDSPPEAIFVNVLGVLLVVFGALILWIATRTSWKRPSDQILHTLHTSGGGEDNSNVGPALPQLSDRTDAVACGEVRKRSNKVDDEVN, from the exons ATGGCGATGGAGCATTTGGCACAGTTCGTGGTCGCTCTGTCTGTCGCCTCCGCCGCTGGCTTTGTCTCTATAATATTCGTGCTAAGATGGGTTCTCCACTATAAAGAAGGTTTAGCCTGGGATGGAGGACTGGCCGAGTTCAACTGGCATCCGGTGTTGATAGTCACCGGATTTATTTTCTTGCAAGGGATAG CCATCATTGTCTACAGACTCCCCTGGACCTGGCAGTGCAGCAAACTAATGATGAAATTCATCCATGCAGGCTTAAACTTACTAGCCTTCATCTTAGCTGTTATATCTATGGTGGCAGTTTTTGACTTCCACAATGCTGCCAAAATCCCCAACATGTACAGTCTGCACAGCTGGCTGGGCCTGATAGCTATGATACTGTACTGTCTCCAG CTTGTTCTTGGAGTTGGCATGTACCTGATACCAATCACACCTGCATCCTGGAGAGCAGCGTTTATGCCCCTGCATGTCTACAGCGGCCTTTTACTCTTTACCAGTGTTATAGCTGTGGCGCTCATGGGCATCACAGAGAAACTCATTTTTGGCCT GAGCAACCCCAAGTATAAGGACTCTCCTCCAGAGGCCATCTTTGTGAACGTTCTGGGAGTTCTCCTGGTGGTTTTTGGAGCTCTTATTCTCTGGATCGCTACTCGGACGTCTTGGAAACGGCCCAGTGACCAGATATTGCATACTTTGCATACCAGTGGGGGAGGTGAGGACAACTCCAATGTTGGTCCTGCCCTGCCTCAGCTGTCTGATAGAACTGATGCAGTGGCCTGTGGAGAAGTCAGGAAAAGGAGTAACAAAGTAGATGATGAGGTGAACTGA
- the tlk1a gene encoding LOW QUALITY PROTEIN: serine/threonine-protein kinase tousled-like 1 (The sequence of the model RefSeq protein was modified relative to this genomic sequence to represent the inferred CDS: deleted 2 bases in 2 codons) has protein sequence MSVQSSGSLEGTPSWSQLSTSPTRTVFQLHTTTVVKAREGTMEELHSLDPRRQELLEARFMGGVSGSTGGSTGSTSGGTKGLTNNECSNHSFGSLGSLSDKESEGSDVKRGSSPAYSTPEKKQSETARGRKRKPEIQSESSQGKSILRGPKISDYFDFQGGNGSSPVRGAPPVIRSPQNSHSHSAQGTAVRQNSSSPTSLSFGDHMTHPKQLAVKFVQTDLTVLKLAALESTKNLDLEKKEGRIDDLLRANCDLRRQIDEQQKLLEKYKERLNKCITMSKKLLIEKSTQEKQACREKSMQDRLRLGHFTTVRHGASFTEQWTDGYAFQNLVKQQESINQQREDIERQRKLLAKRKPPSSSNSQAPTTNSEPKPRKTKAVNGAESDPFLKPSLPQLLTLAEYHEQEEIFKLRLGHLKKEEAEIQAELERLERVRNLHIRELKRINNEDSSQFKDHPTLNERYLLLHLLGRGGFSEVYKAFDLIEQRYAAVKIHQLNKNWREEKKENYHKHACREYRIHKELDHPRIVKLYDYFSLDTDTFCTVMEYCEGNDLDFYLKQHKLMSEKEARSIVMQIVNALKYLNEIKPPIIHYDLKPGNILLVDGTACGEIKITDFGLSKIMDDDNYGVDGMDLTSQGAGTYWYLPPECFVVGKEPPKISNKVDVWSVGVIFFQCLYGRKPFGHNQSQQDILQENTILKATDVQFPVKPVASNEAKAFIRRCLAYRKEDRVDVHQMGSDPYLLPHMRRSSSSGNLQMSAAGSGPASSSIISY, from the exons ATGAGTGTCCAAAGTAGTGGAAGTTTGGAGGGGACGCCAtct tggtcccagctctccACGTCCCCAACACGGACTGTGTTT CAGCTACATACCACGACAGTGGTGAAGGCCCGGGAAG GCACCATGGAGGAGCTGCACAGCCTGGACCCCCGGAGACAGGAGCTGCTGGAGGCACGCTTTATGGGTGGGGTCAGCGGTAGCACAGGGGGCAGCACTGGCAGCACAAGCGGGGGAACCAAA GGTTTGACCAATAATGAATGTTCAAATCACAGTTTTGGGAGTCTGGGATCCTTAAGTGACAAAGAGTCAGAG GGGTCAGATGTGAAAAGAGGCAGTTCTCCTGCTTATTCG ACCCCAGAGAAGAAACAGTCGGAAACAGCCAGAGGCAGAAAAAGGAAACCTGAAATCCAATCAGAGAGCAGCCAAG GGAAGTCAATACTGCGAGGACCCAAAATAAGTGATTATTTTGAT TTCCAGGGAGGAAATGGATCCAGTCCTGTAAGAGGTGCCCCACCAGTGATTCGTTCTCCCCAGAACTCACATTCCCACTCCGCTCAGGGCACAGCT GTTAGACAAAATAGCTCATCTCCTACTAGTCTGTCTTTTGGGGACCACATGACGCATCCAAAGCAACTAGCAGTCAAATTTGTTCAG ACTGACCTGACAGTGTTGAAATTGGCTGCACTTGAAAGCACTAAGAATCTAGACCTTGAAAAGAAGGAGGGGAGAATAGATGATCTGCTAAGG GCAAACTGTGATCTCAGGAGACAGATAGATGAACAACAAAAATTACTTGAAAAGTACAAGGAACGCTTAAATAAATGCATCACCATGAGCAAGAAGTTGCTAATAGAAAAG AGCACCCAGGAGAAGCAGGCCTGTCGAGAGAAAAGCATGCAGGACAGACTTCGTTTAGGTCATTTCACTACAGTGAGACATGGAGCCTCATTCACAGAACAGTGGACTGATGGCTATGCCTTCCAAAACCTTGTGAA ACAGCAAGAGTCGATAAACCAACAGAGAGAGGACATTGAGAGGCAGAGAAAACTTCTAGCCAAGAGGAAGCCTCCGTCCTCCAGCAACTCCCAAGCACCAACCACAAATTCGGAGCCAAAGCCACGCAAAACCAAGGCAGTGAATGGAGCAGAAAGTGATCCTTTTCTAAAACCCAGCCTACCTCAACT GCTGACACTAGCAGAGTACCATGAACAGGAAGAGATCTTCAAACTGCGACTTGGACATCTGAAGAAG GAAGAAGCTGAGATCCAGGCGGAGCTGGAGCGTCTGGAGAGAGTGCGCAACCTTCACATTCGGGAGCTGAAGAGAATAAATAACGAAGACAGCTCACA ATTTAAAGATCACCCAACGTTGAATGAAAGATATCTGCTCCTGCACCTTCTAGGAAGAGGGGGCTTTAGTGAAGTTTACAAG GCCTTTGACTTGATTGAGCAACGATATGCTGCTGTGAAAATCCACCAACTTAACAAGAactggagagaagagaagaaggagaacTATCACAA GCATGCGTGTCGAGAGTACAGAATACACAAGGAGCTGGACCACCCCCGAATTGTGAAACTTTACGACTACTTCTCACTGGACACAGACAC GTTTTGCACTGTCATGGAGTACTGCGAAGGCAACGACTTGGATTTCTACTTGAAACAGCATAAGCTAATGTCTGAGAAGGAGGCACGGTCCATAGTCATGCAGATTGTGAACGCACTAAAATACCTGAATGAAATCAAACCCCCCATCATCCATTATGACCTTAAGCCAG GCAATATCTTGTTGGTGGACGGCACAGCCTGTGGAGAAATCAAAATCACTGACTTTGGTTTGTCTAAAATCATGGATGATGACAACTATGGCGTAGATGGGATGGACCTGACATCACAGGGTGCTGGGACCTATTG GTACTTGCCGCCTGAATGTTTTGTAGTTGGTAAGGAACCTCCAAAGATCTCCAATAAGGTGGACGTGTGGTCTGTGGGCGTTATCTTTTTTCAGTGTCTGTATGGAAGGAAG ccTTTTGGCCACAACCAGTCACAACAGGACATCCTGCAGGAAAACACCATACTAAAAGCTACCGATGTTCAGTTCCCTGTCAAGCCTGTTGCCAGTAATGAAGCGAAG GCCTTCATAAGGCGGTGCCTGGCATACAGGAAGGAGGACCGGGTTGATGTTCACCAAATGGGAAGCGACCCCTACCTGCTCCCACACATGCGGAGGTCAAGCTCCTCTGGAAATCTGCAGATGAGTGCTGCTGGCTCAGGACCTGCCTCCTCCAGCATCATCTCATACTGA
- the dcaf17 gene encoding DDB1- and CUL4-associated factor 17: MAHYRRKGAINATELLDQRSRGVRDVGTLIRHNMKVLRGILLQDSRSFIKVWSRTSKSTITYESGKIYFDNYQNCYSCVHSEPQVLYKLPQRSKLEKFEDALLCQSSVDKTLPSPSDHKPSLLVLTADNWLYRLSAETGEELQRVYLSSNHKFRYLGWDVSQETFYVKSVQNKVTSVARQAGISQSTVMHLAIFHVFPLEIVGILEINKKVFGNGVTDVVLSQGVLAVSHSNKSVKLYSFEHIVQRNLLEKLTLGKQSSIPGGKIVGDFPFGIPVNLQITDCPPVLFESCSDNGIQIGGYPWHYIFTPPHKNHKGTHHICSLKDSTMATNGIQNMDCCSLESDWIFFHPDNSGRIIHVGPTTINVRKILGELNSGLPSKVAEDFSLTTYRNNNPTSQVTVTSSGRTVKRRFHQLDDDPDQETFRMVEYEDELDLLAVVVTNGEEGEGRAHIRLHDNLSGQLLRTVDLVESWDETYRHEVFFDKDTIVLIEQKNTNFCCHVYKLKASRESVN, from the exons ATGGCGCACTACCGGAGAAAAGGAGCCATAAACGCCACTGAGCTGCTGGACCAGAGGAGCAGAGGTGTCAGAGATGTTGGGACTCTGATCAGACACAATATGAAGGTTCTTAGAGGTATCCTCCTCCAG GACAGCAGGAGTTTTATTAAAGTATGGAGCAGGACCTCAAAATCCACAATAACGTATGAGAGTGGAAAAATCTACTTTGACAATTACCAGAACTGCTACAGCTG TGTTCACTCAGAGCCTCAAGTTCTATACAAGTTGCCGCAGAGGTCTAAATTGGAGAAATTTGAAGATGCCTTGCTGTGTCAGAGCTCAGTT GACAAAACATTACCCTCGCCCTCTGATCATAAACCCAGCCTCTTGGTTTTGACAGCCGATAACTGGCTGTATCGCCTTTCAGCTGAAACaggagaggagctgcagagagtTTACCTCTCTTCAAACCATAAGTTCAG GTATCTTGGCTGGGATGTTTCTCAAGAGACATTTTATGTTAAATCTGTCCAAAATAAAGTAACATCTGTAGCACGACAG GCAGGTATCAGTCAGAGTACAGTGATGCACCTCGCCATCTTTCATGTTTTCCCCTTGGAAATTGTGGGCATTTTGGAGATCAACAAAAAA GTATTTGGAAATGGTGTTACTGATGTTGTCCTATCTCAAGGTGTCCTTGCAGTGTCTCACAGCAACAAGTCAGTGAAGCTGTACAGCTTTGAGCACATTGTCCAAAGG aacTTGTTAGAGAAGTTAACTCTTGGAAAGCAGAGTTCAATTCCTGGAGGCAAAATAGTGGGAGATTTTCCTTTTGGTATCCCAGTAAATCTCCAGATCACAG ATTGCCCTCCCGTGCTTTTTGAGTCATGCTCTGATAACGGTATCCAGATTGGAGGCTACCCATGGCACTACATCTTCACACCACCGCATAAAAATCACAAAGGGACTCACCACATCTGTTCACTGAAGGACAGCACTATG GCAACCAATGGAATACAAAACATGGACTGTTGCTCTCTTGAGAGTGATTGGATCTTCTTCCACCCTGACAACTCAGGCAGAATCATTCATGTTGGACCTACCACCATAAA TGTCCGAAAAATCCTCGGTGAACTGAACAGTGGTTTGCCATCAAAGGTAGCTGAGGATTTCTCTCTAACAACTTATCGAAACAACAAT CCTACCTCGCAAGTCACTGTAACCTCTTCGGGCCGCACGGTGAAGAGAAGATTTCATCAGCTGGATGATGACCCAGATCAAGAG ACTTTCCGTATGGTGGAATATGAGGATGAGCTAGACCTTTTGGCAGTAGTGGTAACTAATggtgaggagggagaaggaagagCTCACATCCGACTACATGACAACCTGAGCGGGCAGTTACTGCGGACAGTTGATCTGGTTGAATCTTGGGATGAG ACTTATCGACATGAAGTTTTCTTTGACAAAGACACAATTGTTCTTATTGAACAAAAGAATACAAACTTCTGCTGCCATGTTTACAAACTCAAGGCTTCCAGAGAATCAGTGaattaa
- the mettl8 gene encoding mRNA N(3)-methylcytidine methyltransferase METTL8 isoform X4 has translation MHKLRSFSVAKLAKVLSRVSPRLKSTGGRPSAPLGSRILTNPDDIFKHNMWDHVQWTELDKENARQKAEENSCVQIPLKEQGAKSHATNTCLHDQLAAYPLSTRSSTETRPHHRNTDTSNQETCQGAALEKNEAHIQTTTFPGQHASFRILEVGCGVGNSMFPIVNCIKGTDAFLYCCDFSPCAIQLVKDHPEYDDSVCHAFVHDICEEVASFPFPPQSLDVILAVFVLSSIHPDRLQGVVNRLSTYLKHGGTFLFRDYGRHDFSQLRFKKGRCLSENFYTRGDGTCVYFFTKEEVHDLFSNAGLEEIQNLEDRRLQVNRGKKVVMHRVWMQSKYRKTYPPSPS, from the exons ATGCATAAACTGCGGAGCTTCTCTGTAGCCAAACTGGCTAAAGTTTTAAGCAGAGTATCCCCAAGACTAAAGAGCACAGGAGGAAGACCTTCAGCCCCACTGGGTTCACGGATTCTGACCAATCCTGATGACATCTTTAAGCACAACATGTG GGATCATGTGCAATGGACAGAACTGGATAAAGAAAACGCACGGCAGAAGGCGGAAGAAAATTCCTGCGTACAAATTCCTTTAAAGGAACAAG GTGCAAAAAGCCACGCCACAAACACGTGTCTGCATGATCAGCTGGCAGCATACCCACTATCTACTAGATCCAGCACAGAGACCAGACCCcatcacagaaacacagacacttCCAATCAGGAGACCTGTCAAGGAGCAGCGCTAGAAAAAAATGAAGCTCACATTCAGACTACTACTTTCCCTGGCCAGCATGCATCTTTCAGGATCTTGGAG GTTGGATGTGGAGTGGGTAACAGTATGTTTCCCATCGTTAATTGCATAAA AGGAACAGATGCATTTTTATACTGTTGTGACTTCTCCCCATGTGCAATTCAGCTGGTGAAG GACCATCCAGAATACGATGACTCTGTGTGTCATGCCTTTGTCCACGACATTTGTGAGGAGGTGGCCTCCTTTCCCTTCCCTCCTCAGAGCCTGGATGTTATTCTAGCAGTCTTTGTGCTGTCCTCCATTCATCCGGACCG ACTTCAGGGAGTTGTGAACCGACTGTCTACATACCTGAAACATGGAGGGACGTTCCTCTTCCGTGATTATGGGAGACATGACTTCTCACAACTCAGGTTTAAGAAGG GACGGTGCTTATCAGAGAATTTCTACACACGTGGAGATGGAACCTGCGTGTACTTTTTCACTAAAG aaGAAGTTCATGATTTATTTTCCAATGCCGGACTGGAAGAAATTCAGAATCTTGAAGACAGACGACTCCAAGTGAACAGAGGAAAGAAAGTTGTAATGCACCGGGTTTGGATGCAGAGCAAGTACAGGAAAACATATCCACCTTCACCATCTTAA
- the mettl8 gene encoding mRNA N(3)-methylcytidine methyltransferase METTL8 isoform X3: MHKLRSFSVAKLAKVLSRVSPRLKSTGGRPSAPLGSRILTNPDDIFKHNMWDHVQWTELDKENARQKAEENSCVQIPLKEQGKFDTEAWQYWDTFYEMHQDKFFKDRKWLFLEFPELLPSGAKSHATNTCLHDQLAAYPLSTRSSTETRPHHRNTDTSNQETCQGAALEKNEAHIQTTTFPGQHASFRILEVGCGVGNSMFPIVNCIKGTDAFLYCCDFSPCAIQLVKDHPEYDDSVCHAFVHDICEEVASFPFPPQSLDVILAVFVLSSIHPDRLQGVVNRLSTYLKHGGTFLFRDYGRHDFSQLRFKKGRCLSENFYTRGDGTCVYFFTKDWKKFRILKTDDSK; encoded by the exons ATGCATAAACTGCGGAGCTTCTCTGTAGCCAAACTGGCTAAAGTTTTAAGCAGAGTATCCCCAAGACTAAAGAGCACAGGAGGAAGACCTTCAGCCCCACTGGGTTCACGGATTCTGACCAATCCTGATGACATCTTTAAGCACAACATGTG GGATCATGTGCAATGGACAGAACTGGATAAAGAAAACGCACGGCAGAAGGCGGAAGAAAATTCCTGCGTACAAATTCCTTTAAAGGAACAAG GTAAATTCGACACAGAAGCTTGGCAATACTGGGACACATTTTATGAGATGCACCAGGACAAGTTCTTTAAAGATCGCAAGTGGCTGTTTTTAGAATTCCCAGAATTGCTTCCTTCAGGTGCAAAAAGCCACGCCACAAACACGTGTCTGCATGATCAGCTGGCAGCATACCCACTATCTACTAGATCCAGCACAGAGACCAGACCCcatcacagaaacacagacacttCCAATCAGGAGACCTGTCAAGGAGCAGCGCTAGAAAAAAATGAAGCTCACATTCAGACTACTACTTTCCCTGGCCAGCATGCATCTTTCAGGATCTTGGAG GTTGGATGTGGAGTGGGTAACAGTATGTTTCCCATCGTTAATTGCATAAA AGGAACAGATGCATTTTTATACTGTTGTGACTTCTCCCCATGTGCAATTCAGCTGGTGAAG GACCATCCAGAATACGATGACTCTGTGTGTCATGCCTTTGTCCACGACATTTGTGAGGAGGTGGCCTCCTTTCCCTTCCCTCCTCAGAGCCTGGATGTTATTCTAGCAGTCTTTGTGCTGTCCTCCATTCATCCGGACCG ACTTCAGGGAGTTGTGAACCGACTGTCTACATACCTGAAACATGGAGGGACGTTCCTCTTCCGTGATTATGGGAGACATGACTTCTCACAACTCAGGTTTAAGAAGG GACGGTGCTTATCAGAGAATTTCTACACACGTGGAGATGGAACCTGCGTGTACTTTTTCACTAAAG ACTGGAAGAAATTCAGAATCTTGAAGACAGACGACTCCAAGTGA